A DNA window from Borreliella afzelii contains the following coding sequences:
- a CDS encoding DUF4094 domain-containing protein, whose translation MPNIKKHNFNLNDEKNLSQKDIHNNVENIKKDIFVIRENTAKEVSILDGKIHNLETQLAALKNDTKDIKKEFYKKNAFIKTMFQKYYIKNIFVLIIVPPFITTIFVGIVLYIIAKT comes from the coding sequence ATGCCAAATATTAAGAAACACAATTTTAATTTAAATGATGAAAAAAATCTTTCACAAAAAGATATTCATAATAATGTAGAAAATATAAAAAAAGATATATTCGTTATAAGAGAAAATACTGCAAAAGAGGTATCAATCCTAGATGGTAAAATTCATAACTTAGAGACTCAATTGGCTGCTTTAAAAAATGACACAAAAGACATTAAAAAAGAATTTTACAAAAAAAATGCGTTTATAAAAACAATGTTTCAAAAATATTATATAAAAAATATTTTTGTTTTGATAATAGTACCACCTTTTATAACTACTATTTTTGTTGGTATTGTCTTATATATAATTGCTAAAACTTAG
- a CDS encoding ERF family protein: protein MKKVTKNNQNIQNNIQAEIHFISDMKTLRMNLAGIDKNLKGYGYKYQNFNEIVREIKNVINKHNLYLDFKQFPTFTVVEGQQVLHVVRTTFYSTNTGYKDSFDTPILTENLKWYNENGAKNVNTVPQLVGSSITYFKRYALVAYLNIESEVDTDAAPINNNYKNENSNMPSKQVIVNQEQKKDINQNQNQIKNFDKKLKIGKSYCYEIFRNALFTMKNWVNEDTEKKNINALIRALCVDNDDVLDNILKKNSKFTSVEYWARILKEYFNKTNKLDDLDKFEKFMSDKKSIYETSVLKFFCMLKEERQFDYIFSL from the coding sequence ATGAAAAAAGTTACAAAAAATAATCAAAATATACAAAATAATATACAAGCAGAAATTCACTTTATAAGTGATATGAAAACCCTAAGAATGAACTTAGCGGGGATTGATAAAAATCTTAAAGGATATGGATACAAATATCAGAATTTTAATGAAATAGTTAGAGAAATAAAAAACGTTATTAATAAGCACAATTTATACCTTGATTTTAAGCAATTTCCGACTTTTACAGTTGTGGAGGGTCAACAAGTTCTACATGTTGTTAGAACTACATTTTATAGTACAAATACTGGTTATAAAGACTCATTTGATACGCCAATACTTACGGAAAATTTAAAATGGTATAATGAAAATGGCGCTAAAAATGTAAATACAGTGCCCCAATTAGTAGGTTCATCAATTACTTATTTCAAAAGATACGCTTTAGTAGCTTATCTTAACATAGAAAGTGAAGTGGATACTGATGCAGCGCCTATTAACAATAATTATAAAAATGAAAATTCTAATATGCCTAGCAAACAAGTTATTGTTAATCAAGAACAAAAAAAAGACATAAATCAAAACCAAAATCAAATAAAAAACTTTGATAAAAAATTGAAAATTGGAAAATCTTATTGCTATGAAATTTTTAGAAACGCCTTGTTCACTATGAAAAATTGGGTAAATGAAGATACAGAAAAAAAGAATATAAATGCCCTAATAAGGGCGTTATGTGTTGATAATGATGATGTTTTAGATAATATTCTGAAAAAGAATTCTAAGTTCACGAGCGTAGAATATTGGGCAAGAATTCTAAAAGAATATTTCAATAAAACTAATAAATTAGACGATTTAGATAAGTTTGAAAAATTTATGTCTGATAAGAAGTCCATTTACGAAACAAGCGTATTAAAATTTTTTTGTATGTTAAAAGAAGAAAGACAATTTGATTATATATTTTCATTGTAA